One stretch of bacterium DNA includes these proteins:
- a CDS encoding DUF2760 domain-containing protein gives MGSLGLAFKSFFTVLKNNEMAKRISSILSGAPPEGIQILSLLQREGRLIDFLQEDISAYSDYQIGAAVRTVHEGCKKALDDILAVEPIRKEPEGSTVTVEKGIDPSVVRLSGYVIGDPPFTGILKHHGWRACKVKLPDLPKGQDPSVIAPAEVEVIKPPEENEPRRAKT, from the coding sequence ATGGGGAGCTTGGGTTTGGCTTTCAAAAGCTTTTTTACCGTGCTCAAGAATAATGAAATGGCAAAGAGGATCTCCAGCATTCTTTCCGGAGCCCCCCCAGAGGGAATTCAGATACTCTCCCTTCTGCAGCGGGAAGGTCGTCTGATCGACTTTCTTCAGGAAGATATTTCCGCTTATTCTGACTACCAGATAGGGGCGGCGGTAAGGACAGTTCATGAAGGGTGTAAAAAAGCGCTGGATGATATCCTCGCGGTTGAGCCGATCAGGAAAGAGCCGGAGGGGAGCACGGTGACCGTCGAGAAGGGAATCGACCCTTCCGTGGTTCGGCTGAGTGGATATGTGATCGGGGATCCGCCCTTTACCGGAATCTTGAAACATCACGGCTGGAGGGCCTGTAAGGTAAAATTGCCTGATCTGCCGAAGGGCCAGGACCCATCGGTGATCGCCCCGGCTGAAGTAGAGGTTATCAAGCCACCGGAAGAGAATGAGCCGAGAAGGGCAAAAACTTGA
- the nth gene encoding endonuclease III: MNTNSAESERISEIISILKSTYPEAKTALRFSSPLELLISTILSAQCTDERVNKVTRTLFAKYPSAKAYARADLAELEEDIRPTGFFHNKARNIKACCEHLEEKFQGEVPNRLEDLTQLPGVGRKTANVVLGNAFNIPGLVVDTHVKRVAGRLGLTSQKDPDKIEQELMSIIPREEWIQFSHLLIFHGRAICKAPKPSCPICPVARLCPSYCKWSH, from the coding sequence ATGAACACAAACTCTGCCGAATCAGAACGGATCAGCGAGATCATTTCCATTTTAAAATCGACCTATCCGGAGGCCAAAACCGCTCTGCGGTTTTCTTCACCGCTTGAGCTGCTCATTTCCACAATCCTTTCAGCCCAGTGTACGGATGAGAGGGTAAACAAGGTCACCAGGACCCTGTTTGCCAAATATCCTTCAGCCAAAGCCTATGCCAGGGCAGACCTGGCGGAGCTGGAAGAGGATATCAGGCCGACCGGCTTTTTCCACAATAAAGCCAGAAACATCAAAGCCTGCTGTGAGCACCTGGAGGAAAAGTTTCAGGGGGAGGTTCCCAACCGGCTTGAGGACCTGACTCAATTGCCCGGTGTAGGACGTAAAACTGCCAATGTGGTTCTTGGTAATGCCTTCAACATTCCCGGCCTGGTGGTAGATACCCATGTCAAGCGGGTGGCGGGGAGGCTTGGTCTTACCAGCCAGAAAGATCCGGATAAGATCGAGCAGGAATTGATGAGCATCATCCCCCGTGAGGAGTGGATTCAGTTCTCCCACCTTCTGATATTTCATGGCCGCGCAATCTGCAAAGCCCCCAAACCCTCATGCCCCATCTGCCCGGTTGCAAGACTTTGCCCCTCTTACTGTAAGTGGAGCCATTGA